The stretch of DNA GCGATCGTGCTGCTCGTGCCGGTGCTGCTGCCGCTCACGACCGAGCTCGGTCTCGACCCGATCCATTTCGGTCTCATGGTGACCGTGAGCCTCGCCATCGGGCAGCAAACCCCGCCGGTCGCCTCGGTCTTGATCACGACCTGCTCGATCGCCAAAGTGCCGATGTGGGAGGTCATGCGCGTCAACGTGTACTTCATCTTCGCGCTCTTCGTCGTGCTGCTTCTGGTGACGTTCTTTCCCGCTCTATCCCTGTGGCTTCCCGCGCTTCTCACCGGCGAAGCTTCAGGTTGACGACCGTCGCGCCCCAGCCGCCGCGGTCGGGTGTCGCCTCCTCGAAGCGCTCGACGAGCGCGCTCCGCGAGAGCACCTGCCGTACGCGTTCTTTCTGAACGCCCTTGCCGCGCCCATGAATGATGCGCACCTCGGT from Vicinamibacteria bacterium encodes:
- a CDS encoding Smr/MutS family protein, whose amino-acid sequence is MLPPKPDDEDDAIDDTVVVPIEDAIDLHAFAPGDIPSVVESYLEAAQEKGLTEVRIIHGRGKGVQKERVRQVLSRSALVERFEEATPDRGGWGATVVNLKLRR